A single region of the Asterias amurensis chromosome 19, ASM3211899v1 genome encodes:
- the LOC139951584 gene encoding histone acetyltransferase KAT7-like isoform X1: MVKKKLRQESSSDSELISEVESDTSTGEAGTSSTDEEAGNRRVTRNSTRLQTRATNQALSMQPYRKSPLKGRKRSSSVSNSPESSDTDSNPKTAIKRKRGPAPKNNSSATTSDGDSNGSGGAPHSPKKRGKTSGEDPQNSPVTKPGVAKLGAPKLGVGKPGAGKPGIGKLGVVLNAEIESRQRKSKLIAVAQVQRSLDIMELKCPVPGCDSVGHITGKFSKHRTVSGCPIYHNMTLEECKARAETRADKAKQKVEDGQEDSEAGSKNLRQSNPARLKQQKKYQVLELRRQRKEMAADQREKNRNHREEYHKSREPLLDGLTSQYDMDLFRQAQIRASEEMERENHSAPFDGVLKKIEFGRFELGTWYSSPYPEEYARLPKLYICEFCLKYMKSTTILRRHTAKCVWRHPPGDEIYRKCNISVFEVDGKKNKIYCQNLCLLAKLFLDHKTLYYDVEPFLFYVMTVNDSTGCHIVGYFSKQEKNSFLNYNVSCILTLPQFMRQGYGKMLIDFSYLLSKREEKIGSPEKPLSDLGLISYRSYWKDVVLKYLSKFSGREISIKDISQETAINPYDIVSTLQSLSMLKYWKGKHLVLKRQDLIDTYLSKTSKKNSLKTIDPLSLKWTPPVGDTI; this comes from the exons ATGGTCAAGAAGAAG TTAAGACAAGAGAGTAGCTCGGACTCTGAGCTAATCTCAGAGGTGGAGTCGGACACTTCTACTGGGGAGGCAGGCACTTCCAGTACCGATGAAGAGGCAGGTAATAGACGTGTGACCAGAAATTCAACTCGCTTGCAGACTAGAGCTACTAATCAAG CTCTGTCGATGCAGCCCTATCGGAAGTCACCCCTGAAAGGTCGGAAGAGAAGCTCCAGTGTTTCCAACTCCCCTGAGAGCTCCGACACCGACAGCAATCCCAAGACAGCCATAAAACGAAAACGTGGTCCTGCCCCAAAAAATAACAGCAGTGCCACCACCTCCGATGGGGATTCCAATGGGTCTGGAGGGGCCCCCCACAGCCCAAAGAAGAGGGGCAAAACATCAGGGGAGGACCCCCAAAACAGCCCAGTGACCAAACCGGGTGTAGCTAAACTAGGTGCGCCCAAACTGGGCGTGGGAAAACCAGGCGCTGGAAAACCGGGCATAGGAAAACTTGGCGTTGTTCTCAACGCAGAGATCGAATCAAGACAGAGGAAGAGTAAGCTGATTGCTGTTGCTCAGGTTCAAAGGTCGTTAGATATTATGGAGTTGAAATGTCCAGTGCCCGGTTGTGATTCAGTTG GTCATATCACTGGAAAGTTCAGCAAGCATCGGACAGTCTCGGGATGTCCGATATATCACAACATGACGCTGGAAGAGTGCAAGGCAAGAGCAGAGACCAGGGCAGACAAGGCCAAGCAGAAGGTGGAGGATGGACAGGAAGATTCAGAGGCTGGCTCTAAGAATCTGCGCCAGTCG aaTCCAGCCCGACTCAAACAGCAGAAGAAGTACCAGGTGCTAGAGCTGAGAAGACAACGGAAGGAGATGGCAGCGGATCAGAGAGAGAAGAATCGCAACCATCGGGAGGAATACCACAAAAGTCGAGAGCCCCTCCTAGACGGCCTGACCTCCCAGTACGACATGGACCTGTTCCGACAGGCTCAGATCAGGGCTTCTGAAGAGATG gaGAGAGAAAATCACAGTGCGCCCTTTGATGGCGTCTTAAAGAAGATTGAGTTTGGCCGGTTTGAGCTAGGAACCTGGTACAGTTCCCCTTATCCTGAGGAGTACGCCCGCCTCCCCAAGCTCTATATCTGTGAGTTCTGCCTCAAGTACATGAAGAGCACCACCATCTTAAGACGGCACACGGCCAAGTGTGTATGGAGGCATCCACCTGGCGATGAGATCTATCGCAAGTGTAACATCTCGGTCTTTGAAGTGGATGGCAAGAAAAacaag ATATACTGCCAGAATCTTTGCCTTCTTGCCAAGCTATTCCTGGACCACAAGACGCTCTACTATGATGTGGAGCCTTTCCTCTTCTACGTCATGACAGTCAATGACTCAACAGGATGCCATATCGTAGGATATTTCTCAAAG CAGGAGAAGAACTCGTTCTTGAACTACAATGTATCCTGCATCTTGACGTTGCCGCAGTTCATGCGACAGGGTTACGGCAAAATGCTGATTGATTTCA GTTATTTACTTTCCAAGCGAGAAGAAAAGATCGGATCCCCAGAGAAGCCCCTCTCGGATCTTGGACTGATCAGCTATCGTAGCTACTGGAAGGACGTGGTGCTTAAATATCTCAGCAAGTTTAGCGGCCGAGAAATCTCTATCAAAG ATATCAGCCAGGAGACCGCCATCAATCCATACGACATCGTCAGCACCCTGCAATCACTCAGTATGCTCAAATACTGGAAAGGGAAACATCTCGTGCTAAAGCGCCAGGATCTCATCGATACGTACCTCAGCAAGACCTCAAAGAAGAACAGCCTCAAAACGATCGACCCGCTCTCGCTTAAATGGACTCCACCTGTTGGCGACACAATCTAG
- the LOC139951671 gene encoding AAC-rich mRNA clone AAC4 protein-like, with the protein MEGLIPKTALSEKKNGLRSSSPKEKSVFCKSRPVKRRVRHSRNPSPPVHLYIGVNFAVRLHHNFRFQRHVTNSNERGLIWTEFESFRRLSHMALSECAVRILTVPNAGGNSVESEVLSFELLHRCFGARLLKTEMEVAYFPEGGSITDFTCEMFGTRLGVSVTRAMKFKGVFELEDADKLLRKKLNGIVTSSRNTLEHWSKQILHIWATNHNVAAQIARSYSTMPRHLTSNTVVLVTVVTKDLDRLSIF; encoded by the exons ATGGAGGGTTTAATTCCAAAGACAGCTTTATCAGAGAAGAAGAACGGGTTACGCTCCTCCTCACCAAAAGAGAAAAGCGTGTTTTGCAAGAGCCGCCCTGTTAAGAGACGAGTTCGTCATTCTAGAAACCCTTCTCCTCCGGTTCATCTGTACATTGGAGTGAACTTTGCAGTACGTCTTCATCACAACTTCAG gTTCCAGCGACACGTAACCAACAGTAACGAGAGAGGCCTGATCTGGACTGAGTTTGAATCTTTCAGGCGACTGTCTCACATGGCCTTGTCAGAATGTGCAGTAAGAATCTTGACGGTCCCAAATGCTGGAGGAAATTCTGTGGAGTCTGAGGTTTTAAG ctTTGAGCTTCTTCATCGATGCTTTGGTGCTCGCCTACTGAAGACCGAGATGGAGGTGGCGTACTTCCCAGAGGGTGGTTCCATCACTGATTTCACATGCGAGATGTTTGGAACTAGACTTGGTGTGTCCGTtaccagagccatgaaattcaaAGGCGTTTTTGAACTCGAAGACGCTGATAAACTGCTACGTAAAAAATTGAATG GAATCGTAACATCCAGCAGGAACACTCTGGAACATTGGagcaaacagattcttcacatcTGGGCAACCAATCACAACGTGGCTGCTCAGATTGCTCGCTCTTACTCCACAATGCCCCGCCATCTTACATCCAATACAGTTGTCCTGGTTACGGTCGTAACAAAAGACTTGGACAGGCTGTCCATATTTTAA
- the LOC139951584 gene encoding histone acetyltransferase KAT7-like isoform X2, with the protein MVKKKLRQESSSDSELISEVESDTSTGEAGTSSTDEEAGNRRVTRNSTRLQTRATNQALSMQPYRKSPLKGRKRSSSVSNSPESSDTDSNPKTAIKRKRGPAPKNNSSATTSDGDSNGSGGAPHSPKKRGKTSGEDPQNSPVTKPGVAKLGAPKLGVGKPGAGKPGIGKLGVVLNAEIESRQRKSKLIAVAQVQRSLDIMELKCPVPGCDSVGHITGKFSKHRTVSGCPIYHNMTLEECKARAETRADKAKQKVEDGQEDSEAGSKNLRQSNPARLKQQKKYQVLELRRQRKEMAADQREKNRNHREEYHKSREPLLDGLTSQYDMDLFRQAQIRASEEMERENHSAPFDGVLKKIEFGRFELGTWYSSPYPEEYARLPKLYICEFCLKYMKSTTILRRHTAKCVWRHPPGDEIYRKCNISVFEVDGKKNKIYCQNLCLLAKLFLDHKTLYYDVEPFLFYVMTVNDSTGCHIVGYFSKEKNSFLNYNVSCILTLPQFMRQGYGKMLIDFSYLLSKREEKIGSPEKPLSDLGLISYRSYWKDVVLKYLSKFSGREISIKDISQETAINPYDIVSTLQSLSMLKYWKGKHLVLKRQDLIDTYLSKTSKKNSLKTIDPLSLKWTPPVGDTI; encoded by the exons ATGGTCAAGAAGAAG TTAAGACAAGAGAGTAGCTCGGACTCTGAGCTAATCTCAGAGGTGGAGTCGGACACTTCTACTGGGGAGGCAGGCACTTCCAGTACCGATGAAGAGGCAGGTAATAGACGTGTGACCAGAAATTCAACTCGCTTGCAGACTAGAGCTACTAATCAAG CTCTGTCGATGCAGCCCTATCGGAAGTCACCCCTGAAAGGTCGGAAGAGAAGCTCCAGTGTTTCCAACTCCCCTGAGAGCTCCGACACCGACAGCAATCCCAAGACAGCCATAAAACGAAAACGTGGTCCTGCCCCAAAAAATAACAGCAGTGCCACCACCTCCGATGGGGATTCCAATGGGTCTGGAGGGGCCCCCCACAGCCCAAAGAAGAGGGGCAAAACATCAGGGGAGGACCCCCAAAACAGCCCAGTGACCAAACCGGGTGTAGCTAAACTAGGTGCGCCCAAACTGGGCGTGGGAAAACCAGGCGCTGGAAAACCGGGCATAGGAAAACTTGGCGTTGTTCTCAACGCAGAGATCGAATCAAGACAGAGGAAGAGTAAGCTGATTGCTGTTGCTCAGGTTCAAAGGTCGTTAGATATTATGGAGTTGAAATGTCCAGTGCCCGGTTGTGATTCAGTTG GTCATATCACTGGAAAGTTCAGCAAGCATCGGACAGTCTCGGGATGTCCGATATATCACAACATGACGCTGGAAGAGTGCAAGGCAAGAGCAGAGACCAGGGCAGACAAGGCCAAGCAGAAGGTGGAGGATGGACAGGAAGATTCAGAGGCTGGCTCTAAGAATCTGCGCCAGTCG aaTCCAGCCCGACTCAAACAGCAGAAGAAGTACCAGGTGCTAGAGCTGAGAAGACAACGGAAGGAGATGGCAGCGGATCAGAGAGAGAAGAATCGCAACCATCGGGAGGAATACCACAAAAGTCGAGAGCCCCTCCTAGACGGCCTGACCTCCCAGTACGACATGGACCTGTTCCGACAGGCTCAGATCAGGGCTTCTGAAGAGATG gaGAGAGAAAATCACAGTGCGCCCTTTGATGGCGTCTTAAAGAAGATTGAGTTTGGCCGGTTTGAGCTAGGAACCTGGTACAGTTCCCCTTATCCTGAGGAGTACGCCCGCCTCCCCAAGCTCTATATCTGTGAGTTCTGCCTCAAGTACATGAAGAGCACCACCATCTTAAGACGGCACACGGCCAAGTGTGTATGGAGGCATCCACCTGGCGATGAGATCTATCGCAAGTGTAACATCTCGGTCTTTGAAGTGGATGGCAAGAAAAacaag ATATACTGCCAGAATCTTTGCCTTCTTGCCAAGCTATTCCTGGACCACAAGACGCTCTACTATGATGTGGAGCCTTTCCTCTTCTACGTCATGACAGTCAATGACTCAACAGGATGCCATATCGTAGGATATTTCTCAAAG GAGAAGAACTCGTTCTTGAACTACAATGTATCCTGCATCTTGACGTTGCCGCAGTTCATGCGACAGGGTTACGGCAAAATGCTGATTGATTTCA GTTATTTACTTTCCAAGCGAGAAGAAAAGATCGGATCCCCAGAGAAGCCCCTCTCGGATCTTGGACTGATCAGCTATCGTAGCTACTGGAAGGACGTGGTGCTTAAATATCTCAGCAAGTTTAGCGGCCGAGAAATCTCTATCAAAG ATATCAGCCAGGAGACCGCCATCAATCCATACGACATCGTCAGCACCCTGCAATCACTCAGTATGCTCAAATACTGGAAAGGGAAACATCTCGTGCTAAAGCGCCAGGATCTCATCGATACGTACCTCAGCAAGACCTCAAAGAAGAACAGCCTCAAAACGATCGACCCGCTCTCGCTTAAATGGACTCCACCTGTTGGCGACACAATCTAG